Proteins encoded in a region of the Hydrogenispora ethanolica genome:
- a CDS encoding LacI family DNA-binding transcriptional regulator: MNQREIAKLAGVSSATVSRVINHDPSVSPETAARVNEVIAKHGYVQNVIARSLKMANTKTIGFLVPDISNPFFPAVLSGIEAVCAKYRYNMIIQNTSEDRLREEAALETLLKQRVDGLLAILVTRDSEQLAKFQAMNIPVVLIDRLTTGGEYDSVTIDNAGGVAQGIEYLKRLGHARIAIIHVPTDISLGEERLNGYRLAMQEAGLEVLEEYIVNGNAIEEGGYLGAQELMRLPAPPTAIFAANNLMTMGAYKALADARMAIPKDVSLLGFDDFSLAGYLSPPITLINRPTSEMGRSAAEMLFERLTGNSERPVRQVVLPTALQIRSSCAQPKHSPSM; this comes from the coding sequence TTGAATCAGCGCGAGATTGCAAAACTGGCGGGTGTTTCATCGGCGACGGTTTCCAGAGTGATCAACCATGATCCCAGTGTGTCCCCGGAGACGGCGGCACGGGTGAACGAAGTCATCGCCAAGCATGGTTATGTACAGAATGTCATCGCCCGGAGCCTTAAAATGGCCAATACGAAGACCATCGGCTTTTTAGTGCCGGATATCTCCAACCCGTTCTTTCCGGCGGTACTCTCGGGCATCGAAGCGGTTTGCGCCAAATACAGGTATAACATGATCATCCAAAACACCAGTGAGGACCGGTTGCGGGAGGAAGCCGCCCTGGAAACGCTCCTCAAACAACGGGTCGATGGATTGTTGGCTATCTTGGTCACCCGGGACAGCGAGCAACTGGCCAAGTTTCAAGCGATGAACATTCCGGTGGTTCTGATCGACCGTTTGACGACCGGCGGGGAATACGACAGTGTGACCATTGACAACGCCGGAGGGGTCGCCCAAGGAATTGAGTATCTAAAACGGCTCGGGCACGCCAGGATCGCCATTATCCATGTGCCGACCGATATTTCACTGGGCGAAGAACGCTTGAACGGCTATCGCCTGGCCATGCAGGAAGCGGGTCTGGAAGTCCTCGAGGAATATATCGTGAACGGCAATGCCATCGAAGAAGGCGGATATTTGGGCGCCCAGGAACTGATGCGGCTCCCCGCCCCGCCGACTGCGATTTTTGCGGCGAACAACCTAATGACGATGGGGGCTTATAAAGCATTGGCCGATGCCAGAATGGCGATTCCCAAAGACGTTTCTTTGCTGGGATTTGACGATTTTTCACTGGCCGGATATCTTTCGCCGCCGATCACCTTGATTAACCGCCCTACCTCGGAGATGGGGAGGAGCGCCGCGGAAATGTTATTCGAGCGCCTGACCGGAAATTCGGAGCGACCGGTCCGGCAGGTGGTCTTGCCAACGGCGCTTCAAATCCGTTCATCTTGCGCTCAGCCCAAGCATTCGCCATCAATGTAA
- a CDS encoding aldehyde dehydrogenase family protein, with the protein MKILMGGKWCEASDGRRRNVINPSTGEAIDSVPLATAEDVENSLKAADAGKTVMRGLSSYQRYQMLKRSSELIWENQTELAALLARENGKPLRQTSEEIQCTAYIFEGFAEEAKRIIGEVIPMDAQPGNERHFSYTVRQPIGVVAAIVPFNYPVELFAHKAAPALAAGNALIVKPPEACPLTLLRIAELMLAAGVPADGFQMITGPGSVVGEALASSPVVDLITITASTRTGQRVSELAAQTIKRVTMELGGNDVSVVFADADLEKAAEAVVLGRLARGNGQICCAVKRVLIQEEVREQFTQLLLRRASQLTVGDALDPATDVGPLIHETAAKEVEEIVNRTIAQGARVLLGASRNGNFYSPTVLSAVTREMAVFREEVFGPVVPLIGFRTEAEALQLANDSAYGLQAGIFTRDISRAIDFAMRLQAGGVVVNWTGALRAANLPFGGVKLSGKGREGIHHTIEEMTELKSVIFHNVFPSA; encoded by the coding sequence ATGAAGATACTGATGGGAGGCAAATGGTGCGAGGCTTCGGACGGAAGACGCCGGAATGTGATCAATCCCTCGACGGGCGAAGCCATTGATTCCGTTCCGCTGGCGACAGCGGAGGATGTAGAGAATTCATTAAAAGCGGCCGATGCCGGAAAAACGGTTATGAGAGGACTCTCCTCATATCAGCGGTATCAAATGCTAAAGAGGTCTTCGGAGTTGATATGGGAGAACCAGACGGAACTGGCCGCCTTGCTGGCGAGGGAGAACGGCAAACCGTTGCGGCAGACCAGCGAAGAGATTCAATGCACGGCCTACATCTTCGAAGGTTTCGCCGAAGAAGCGAAACGGATCATCGGCGAAGTGATCCCCATGGACGCGCAGCCCGGCAACGAGCGCCATTTTTCATATACTGTCCGCCAGCCCATTGGGGTGGTGGCGGCGATCGTCCCTTTCAATTATCCGGTGGAGTTATTCGCGCATAAAGCCGCTCCGGCGCTGGCCGCCGGCAATGCGCTGATCGTCAAGCCTCCGGAGGCGTGCCCGTTGACGTTGCTGCGCATCGCCGAACTCATGCTCGCAGCGGGAGTGCCGGCCGATGGTTTTCAAATGATTACCGGGCCCGGCTCGGTGGTCGGGGAAGCCCTGGCCAGCAGCCCGGTGGTGGATCTGATTACCATCACCGCCAGTACCCGTACCGGACAGCGCGTCAGTGAACTGGCGGCCCAGACCATTAAGCGGGTCACGATGGAACTGGGAGGAAACGACGTCAGCGTGGTCTTCGCCGACGCCGATCTGGAGAAAGCAGCCGAAGCGGTTGTCCTGGGGAGACTGGCCCGGGGCAACGGTCAGATCTGCTGCGCGGTCAAGCGGGTTCTGATCCAAGAGGAGGTTCGCGAGCAGTTCACCCAATTGTTGCTCCGGCGGGCATCGCAGTTGACAGTCGGCGACGCGCTGGATCCGGCGACGGATGTCGGACCGCTGATTCATGAGACCGCCGCGAAGGAAGTCGAGGAGATTGTAAACCGGACGATCGCCCAAGGCGCCCGGGTATTGCTCGGCGCCAGCCGCAACGGCAATTTTTACAGTCCGACCGTTCTGAGCGCTGTCACGCGGGAGATGGCCGTGTTTCGAGAAGAAGTATTCGGGCCGGTGGTGCCGCTGATCGGTTTCCGGACCGAGGCGGAAGCGTTGCAACTCGCTAATGACAGCGCTTATGGGTTGCAGGCGGGAATCTTCACCCGGGATATCTCGCGCGCCATCGATTTTGCCATGAGACTCCAAGCGGGGGGAGTGGTGGTCAACTGGACCGGCGCCTTGCGCGCCGCCAACCTGCCCTTCGGCGGCGTCAAGCTGAGCGGCAAAGGGCGGGAGGGGATCCATCATACCATCGAAGAAATGACCGAGCTGAAAAGCGTGATCTTTCATAATGTTTTCCCCAGTGCATAG
- a CDS encoding sugar ABC transporter ATP-binding protein, whose protein sequence is METAVQETPVLPVLATHQITKRYGATIALRNVDFQVHAGEIHALVGENGAGKSTLIKILAGAVRKDSGEIRLDGKKIELQEPAAAQRLGIRVVYQDFSLFPNITVGENLLVGRWHSRLPGLVDWKACYRRAEELLQGIGFQLDVRKPLNSLGVAEKQMLEIAKAVAEQPRLLILDEPTAVLEEEETQRLFGVVRRLRQSGTGIIFISHHLEEIFTLADRVTILKDGQVVDTRPTASTTKDELIQLMVGRELGDLYPKRIRQRGRPILEVRDLAGENRIHHVNFTLHEGEILGFAGLVGSGRTEVARCVFGADRTSAGSMMLDGKPVSFRSPREAIAAGLAFLTEDRKKDGLFPDVSIEHNVSAASLSQFSKLAVLSESREAAAVNRVIQKLAVKPNEPRKLVKQLSGGNQQKVALAKWLLTESKVIILDQPTWGVDVGTMVEIYHFVAELAARGKAVMLISSVLPEILGLSDRIIVMREGATVAEFDRPEATEEKILAHAMGVSE, encoded by the coding sequence ATGGAAACAGCCGTGCAAGAAACTCCGGTCCTACCGGTCCTGGCCACCCATCAAATCACCAAGCGTTACGGCGCCACCATCGCCTTGCGGAATGTGGATTTTCAGGTCCACGCCGGCGAGATTCATGCGCTGGTCGGGGAGAACGGCGCCGGAAAATCGACGCTCATCAAGATCCTGGCGGGCGCGGTGCGCAAGGACAGCGGCGAAATTCGTCTGGACGGCAAAAAAATTGAACTGCAGGAGCCGGCGGCTGCCCAGCGGCTGGGAATCCGGGTGGTGTACCAAGATTTCAGTCTATTCCCCAACATTACGGTAGGGGAGAATCTGTTGGTGGGCCGCTGGCATTCGAGACTGCCGGGCCTGGTGGATTGGAAGGCGTGCTACCGCAGGGCGGAAGAGCTGTTGCAAGGGATCGGGTTTCAGTTGGATGTCCGGAAGCCCCTCAATAGCCTGGGAGTCGCCGAAAAACAGATGCTGGAGATCGCCAAGGCGGTGGCCGAGCAACCACGGCTCCTGATCCTGGACGAACCCACCGCGGTGCTGGAGGAGGAAGAGACGCAACGTCTTTTTGGGGTGGTCCGGAGGTTACGGCAGTCCGGAACCGGAATTATCTTCATCTCGCATCATCTGGAGGAGATTTTTACCCTGGCCGACCGGGTCACAATCCTAAAGGACGGGCAAGTGGTCGATACCCGTCCGACGGCGTCCACCACCAAGGATGAGCTGATTCAATTGATGGTGGGAAGGGAGTTGGGAGATCTCTATCCGAAGCGCATTCGCCAAAGAGGCCGGCCCATCCTGGAAGTGCGGGATTTGGCGGGGGAGAATCGGATCCACCACGTCAATTTCACGTTGCATGAAGGCGAGATCCTGGGATTCGCCGGGCTGGTGGGAAGCGGCCGGACCGAAGTGGCCCGCTGCGTCTTCGGAGCGGACCGGACAAGCGCCGGAAGCATGATGCTCGACGGCAAACCGGTCTCATTTCGCTCGCCCCGCGAAGCTATTGCCGCCGGACTCGCTTTCCTCACGGAAGATCGCAAGAAAGACGGACTCTTTCCGGATGTGAGCATCGAACATAACGTCAGCGCCGCCAGTCTGTCGCAGTTCAGCAAATTGGCGGTTCTATCGGAGTCCAGGGAAGCGGCGGCGGTGAACCGGGTGATTCAAAAGTTGGCCGTAAAACCGAATGAGCCGCGGAAACTGGTAAAACAGCTCAGCGGCGGCAACCAGCAAAAAGTAGCTCTAGCCAAGTGGCTATTGACCGAGTCCAAGGTGATCATCCTCGATCAGCCGACCTGGGGAGTGGATGTGGGCACGATGGTCGAGATCTATCATTTCGTGGCGGAACTGGCGGCGCGCGGCAAAGCGGTGATGCTGATCTCCAGCGTCCTCCCGGAGATCCTGGGCTTGAGCGATCGGATCATCGTAATGCGCGAAGGCGCAACCGTCGCCGAATTCGACCGGCCGGAAGCCACCGAAGAAAAAATTTTGGCACACGCCATGGGGGTGAGCGAATGA
- a CDS encoding ABC transporter permease, with product MNTKTTTIASENQGIPFGQQCLEVWNRYSMYIIFGIIVVISALISDAFFTQNNLINVLKQVSVNGIISMGMLLVIIIGGIDLSVGSVLALTGALVAGLQLKLPLYQAVSLALIAGALPGLISGFFITKTKMAPFIMTLAMMTIARGMGFIYSNGTPIQVSNERFTELGGGTLGIIPYPVLIMLGVALIIHFIVKRTTFGREVIAVGNNEEAARLAGIPVNRIKLLTYTICAALSALAGIVLTSRLYIAEPMAGSGFELDAIAACVIGGASFNGGIGNVPGTLIGVVTLGLINNIMNLLNIQSYPQQVIKGLIIIAAIVARREEKR from the coding sequence ATGAATACTAAGACAACGACCATTGCCTCGGAAAATCAAGGCATCCCATTCGGACAGCAGTGCCTGGAGGTTTGGAACCGTTACAGCATGTATATCATCTTCGGCATCATTGTCGTGATCTCGGCCTTGATCTCTGACGCCTTTTTTACCCAAAACAACTTGATCAATGTCTTAAAGCAAGTCTCAGTCAACGGCATCATCAGCATGGGGATGTTACTGGTGATTATCATCGGCGGGATCGATCTTTCCGTGGGCTCGGTTTTGGCGCTGACGGGGGCCCTGGTTGCGGGATTGCAACTGAAACTCCCGTTGTATCAGGCGGTCTCCCTGGCGCTGATCGCGGGAGCCTTGCCCGGCCTCATCAGCGGTTTCTTTATTACCAAGACCAAGATGGCGCCGTTCATCATGACCCTGGCGATGATGACCATCGCCAGGGGGATGGGATTCATCTATAGCAACGGAACCCCCATTCAGGTATCCAATGAGCGGTTTACCGAGCTCGGCGGGGGAACCCTGGGGATCATTCCCTATCCGGTGCTGATCATGCTGGGAGTGGCGCTCATCATTCATTTCATCGTGAAGCGGACCACTTTCGGCCGGGAGGTCATCGCGGTCGGGAACAATGAAGAAGCGGCGCGCCTGGCCGGGATCCCGGTGAACCGGATTAAACTGTTGACCTATACGATCTGCGCCGCGCTCTCCGCGCTGGCCGGAATCGTCTTGACCTCGCGGCTCTATATTGCCGAGCCGATGGCCGGTTCCGGTTTTGAGCTGGATGCCATTGCGGCCTGCGTCATCGGGGGCGCCAGCTTCAACGGCGGGATCGGCAATGTGCCCGGAACATTGATCGGTGTCGTTACGCTGGGATTGATCAACAACATCATGAATTTATTGAATATCCAGTCCTATCCGCAGCAAGTCATCAAAGGCTTGATCATCATTGCCGCCATCGTGGCCCGCCGCGAGGAGAAACGCTGA
- a CDS encoding substrate-binding domain-containing protein, with protein sequence MKRNQLFFVLLCVLVLVTGTLSNPISAATASNRLRIGMANFTLGAPYFSGMSKAVQEEAAVYPNIQLFVTDAQSRADKLMADIEDMISKGVKGVIISGAVLESHVPALNALKKAKIPVVLVDRELKGGEYTSWVGPDNYQIGVNNGEYIAKRLNGKGNLVLLKGGPADNSIGLARTNGALSVLKKYSDIKVVATGWGEWNTEKAIKVMEDILAAHKDIDAVLCENDSMGLGAMIAIKNAKREKDIFIVGVDGQKEAIKAIIDGTNFECTGMNNSDIIGRAGFNRLMAILAGCRAPKKTVVDSPRIIRSNAARYYNPDSVF encoded by the coding sequence ATGAAACGGAATCAGTTGTTCTTTGTCCTGCTTTGCGTGCTGGTGTTGGTCACGGGAACCCTGTCCAATCCGATCTCCGCCGCTACCGCCAGTAACAGGCTGAGGATTGGAATGGCCAATTTTACGCTGGGCGCGCCGTATTTCTCCGGAATGTCCAAGGCGGTTCAGGAAGAAGCGGCAGTTTATCCCAACATCCAGCTGTTTGTGACCGATGCCCAAAGCCGGGCCGATAAGTTGATGGCGGATATCGAAGATATGATCAGCAAAGGGGTCAAGGGCGTGATCATCTCCGGCGCCGTCCTGGAATCGCATGTTCCGGCTCTGAACGCGCTGAAAAAGGCCAAGATCCCGGTGGTCCTGGTCGACCGGGAATTAAAAGGCGGCGAGTACACCAGCTGGGTCGGTCCGGACAATTACCAGATCGGCGTCAATAACGGCGAGTATATCGCAAAACGGTTGAATGGTAAAGGCAACTTGGTGCTGCTCAAAGGCGGCCCGGCCGATAACTCTATCGGATTGGCCCGCACCAACGGCGCTTTGAGCGTTTTGAAGAAATATTCCGATATCAAAGTGGTGGCCACCGGCTGGGGCGAATGGAATACCGAAAAGGCTATCAAGGTCATGGAGGATATCCTGGCGGCGCATAAAGACATCGACGCCGTGCTTTGCGAGAATGATTCGATGGGTTTGGGCGCGATGATCGCGATCAAGAATGCTAAACGGGAAAAGGATATCTTCATCGTCGGCGTCGACGGGCAGAAGGAAGCCATTAAAGCCATCATCGACGGCACTAATTTCGAATGCACCGGCATGAATAATTCCGATATCATCGGCAGAGCGGGCTTCAACCGGTTAATGGCGATTTTGGCGGGCTGCAGGGCGCCAAAAAAGACCGTGGTCGATTCGCCGCGGATCATCCGTTCCAACGCCGCGCGGTACTATAATCCCGATAGCGTATTTTAA